Genomic window (Meiothermus sp. QL-1):
AAGCTCGGCCTGGTTGTAGCCCCGTGCGAGCAGGCGGGGCCAGGTGCTGGGCACCGCCGTCACCCCGGCCAGGCCCCAGCCGGCCTGCTGGACCCCCAGGGCCAGCCGCGAGCCCAGGAGCTCGGCCAGGGCCCGCTGCCCCCTGTACTTGAGGGCCCTGGGCAGCCGGCCCACCTGCCGGTAGTCGCCCAAATAGACCAGGAAAGGGAGATGACGGGGGACCAGGAGGGCCTGGCAGGCCGGGCAGAGGAGCGGCTCCTTCAGGGGCTGGCCACAGCCAGGGCAGGTGGCCCCGGTGAGCCGCTCCCAAAAGCCCCTCATACCCCCAGGGCTGCCCGCAGGGCCTCGTCGAAAGGGGGATAGAGCACCCCTTTCTCGGTGATGATGCCGGTGATAAGGGTGTGGGGGGTGAGGTCGAAGGCCGGGTGGGCGGCAGGGAAGCCCGGCGGAGCGATGGGCTGGCCGCGGAGGGTGGTAACCTCTTCGGCCG
Coding sequences:
- a CDS encoding ComF family protein, which encodes MRGFWERLTGATCPGCGQPLKEPLLCPACQALLVPRHLPFLVYLGDYRQVGRLPRALKYRGQRALAELLGSRLALGVQQAGWGLAGVTAVPSTWPRLLARGYNQAELLAQAAARALGLPYLRVLRRRGLGPSQTQKTQLERTALPQNLFYPTRSIGGHWLLVDDVMTSGTTFLRARKALLEAGARRVYGAVIAVKSPHRLARYFL